The following proteins come from a genomic window of Bactrocera dorsalis isolate Fly_Bdor chromosome 6, ASM2337382v1, whole genome shotgun sequence:
- the LOC105227957 gene encoding uncharacterized protein LOC105227957 isoform X5 codes for MLVPSVVCSSVNLKDNRTEACLDDIYITLRNLNINISELLDYTNNVEPVPLAVELPKFPAHKNTNLNFLKPGSKEVLIRPVHIHEYLPPMLPADSKSTLPSHYLHSDSPFFKSSSINVSNDCETKTERYLPTFANTVTCMSTPNGLGVSKDSLDPSQEGANITLCSSSHMFDEEGRPTREISSVVMTTGGFISPAIEGKLPDTKVPKFVEKLMGLDAPPPTSPAAVVSSEKFRTAEHKHHSNNTTPKAGVSEAVHTCTLQSKPLLNVEKIKLVDGVASQLLATSSKHMIANENVSDITNISVIKKAGWSPLTRHVQVPTIATKLLNKAKKKSPLDLQSALIAKTYLPNAENSNTSLISPRVENSERLHKKTKKMLLNLLKPGLESSSISSDYSNSVLQRHKMEKYLKKQSKHKKRILHKQKQGDVLKNLEIAKVLGDELPVPQPSSTKTLSNISVIKESFLPEASKEKTCAPKASLSDVSPLFSQCSATDNSCSVKNTENDAVDNVKLSLNATSLEKKILSGVKLSTELDKNKLNIFKKISKQKSQKPASPNSRVPSTQLSGGNDVQFINLPCGTTITPTPTNLKCMIASDTNVHNSDQLEKKSKVSVNCERGAAGLVENISANSITDVIIPNQISQLPLQISEGTKPKKRGRKPGSKNLPKQTIVSPIGSSDVSHTKKMKKLKASKYDQQHRPHLETKLSMELINPVDNMTPTLCCGSDAITSSLSLNIKDIRKERKKNKTKNLILNMSMNEPNEYNAEKVFPTKEEVNTINKKLMRMDTILQPLGLFNDAMVDPNSDIIQTSSHKPLPYKSPTNRKRLSPQIPLQLHTIPSLMHGAHQSFTPKPAMGGIPDLLKLCPFPSGPGLIPHTAQNMLFPRLLPTFHLPIPNLRQQSAAKPINIESSISGTSLEPSLFQASAERNYCNVPPFVPESMKLTSPEVISETRKAERECPKTPKLQHSTTVSEKILNTPELWSTPETSSKSVPPTPGGMSLNTYELHLQNDRATESPKSNADNPVFVGSMYSKHASSSINLAKSSAATSILNAEDPIELSDDSIEYSTIMLNSLSSTNSKDLHQNQLQLPTKSLNFSQIEDYVPIRKDITKELSGDLYLSSKDPKMFQKANKLLKTTKNFLPTEPENLSQIDIFSSEKHGVGKLAGGADLIPLISTGSAYSAKTIPSTSLTATVAAPFTLSKKDIYSTNAFENSLLSANITDNEFLCVSNELQRKKKDHKKLKKLRDDKTKKKKDKKSKCKERTDHHENVVNRNEKSLKEKQKDSLRCDEEQQLVNKDLLKKLKKEKKKKNKQLFTEELVQTVKKHATDTPGISGVGKPTTMFSMFSTSTNLSATTNLSSSTESFVPKLTLKLGNSQSPTPDEDTSHKKYFSTSKTLNEFERKREPSPELARISPLVTRPQKQKFNLAAETLISASNQIAVSGGSGNSAFDSINESKVSTVSASKNPCVHSGASSPSPWSSGATLSASSVLLPQQLLRPLKSQEPLLLSSKVDRGLLPNSNINISHSLDVAARHSPVPLISETSRPSSYIDAEGNRVWICPACGKVDDGSPMIGCDGCDAWYHWICVGITIAPKDNEDWFCRVCITRKKGIHATDKKRKRSKKK; via the exons ATAATCGAACAGAGGCGTGCTTGGATGATATTTATATCActcttagaaatttaaatattaacataagCGAACTGTTGGATTATACCAACAACGTGGAGCCAGTGCCCTTAGCTGTAGAATTACCAAAATTTCCGGCACATAAGAATACaaacttgaattttttgaagcctGGAAGTAAGGAAGTTCTTATTCGTCCTGTCCATATACATGAGTATCTACCACCTATGTTACCAGCAGATTCAAAAAGTACCTTGCCTTCGCATTACTTACACTCTGATTCACCATTCTTTAAATCGAGTTCGATTAATGTGAGTAATGAT TGCGAGACTAAAACGGAACGTTACTTGCCTACATTTGCCAACACAGTAACTTGTATGAGTACTCCGAATGGGCTAGGGGTTTCAAAAGATTCCCTTGATCCTTCCCAAGAGGGTGCTAACATCACTTTGTGTTCGTCATCCCATATGTTTGATGAAGAAGGACGTCCTACTAGAGAAATAAGTAGCGTTGTTATGACAACAGGCGGCTTTATATCCCCCGCAATTGAAGGAAAACTTCCGGATACCAAAGTACCAAAATTTGTCG aaaagctAATGGGCTTGGATGCACCACCGCCCACATCGCCTGCTGCAGTTGTAAGTTCTGAAAAATTTAGAACTGCAGAACACAAGCACCACAGTAATAATACCACACCAAAAGCGGGTGTTAGCGAAGCTGTTCACACCTGTACATTGCAATCAAAACCGCTGctaaatgtagaaaaaataaaacttgttgATGGCGTAGCAAGCCAGCTCCTGGCGACATCTTCGAAGCATATGATTGCGAACGAAAATGTATCtgatataactaatataagcgTTATAAAGAAAGCTGGGTGGAGTCCTTTAACACGCCATGTGCAGGTGCCAACTATTGCTACGAAGTTgctaaataaagcaaaaaagaaaagtCCACTTGATCTGCAAAGTGCATTGATAGCAAAAACTTACCTACCAAATGCCGAAAATTCTAACACTTCCTTGATATCACCTCGAGTGGAAAATTCGGAAAGACTTCATAAAAAgactaaaaaaatgttgctaaatttattaaagCCAGGACTCGAATCATCCTCAATTTCATCAGATTATAGTAATTCTGTTCTTCAGCGTCATAAAATGGAAAAGTATCTAAAAAAACagtcaaaacataaaaaaagaataCTGCATAAGCAAAAACAGGGCGATGTTTTGAAAAACTTGGAGATAGCAAAGGTTCTTGGAGATGAACTACCGGTACCACAACCATCGAGTACTAAAACCTTGAGCAATATCTCAGTTATTAAGGAAAGCTTTCTTCCTGAAGCTTCAAAAGAAAAAACGTGTGCTCCGAAGGCCAGCTTATCGGATGTTTCTCCTCTGTTCTCTCAATGTAGCGCTACCGATAATAGTTGTAGTgttaaaaacactgaaaatgaTGCTGTCGATAATGTGAAGCTGTCTCTAAATGCTACttctcttgaaaaaaaaatcttgtcgGGTGTTAAATTATCGACAGAgcttgataaaaataaattaaatatttttaaaaaaatttcgaaacaaaAGTCACAAAAACCAGCATCGCCGAACAGTCGCGTGCCTTCGACACAATTATCTGGAGGAAATGATGTTCAATTTATTAACCTTCCTTGCGGTACCACAATTACACCCACGCCTACCAATCTAAAATGTATGATAGCAAGCGACACAAATGTGCACAATTCCGatcaattagaaaaaaaatctaagGTGTCGGTTAATTGCGAGCGAGGTGCTGCTGGCTTGGTCGAGAACATATCTGCTAATAGCATTACAGACGTTATTATTCCAAACCAAATAAGCCAATTGCCATTACAAATTAGCGAAGGTACTAAACCTAAAAAACGTGGTCGTAAGCCAGGAAGCAAAAACTTACCAAAACAAACAATTGTAAGTCCTATTGGCTCAAGTGATGTTTCACAtacgaagaaaatgaaaaagttaaaagCTTCTAAATACGATCAACAGCATCGTCCTCATTTAGAAACAAAACTTTCAATGGAACTAATTAATCCAGTCGATAATATGACTCCAACTTTATGTTGTGGCAGTGATGCCATTACCTCTAGTCTATCATTGAATATAAAGGACATTCGGAAAGAacggaagaaaaacaaaactaaaaatttaattttgaatatgtccATGAACGAGCCAAACGAATATAACGCTGAAAAAGTCTTTCCAACTAAAGAAGAAGTCAATactattaataaaaaacttatgcGCATGGACACAATTTTACAACCATTAGGATTATTTAATGATGCCATGGTTGATCCGAATTCGGATATTATACAAACTTCTTCTCATAAGCCATTGCCTTATAAGTCCCCTACAAACAGGAAGAGGCTTTCTCCACAGATTCCGCTCCAATTACATACAATTCCAAGTTTAATGCATGGTGCCCATCAGTCGTTTACGCCTAAACCGGCAATGGGCGGGATCCCTGATCTCTTGAAACTCTGTCCGTTTCCGTCTGGACCTGGTCTCATACCGCATACTGCTCAGAATATGTTATTTCCGCGCCTACTACCAACATTTCATTTACCTATTCCTAATTTGCGACAGCAAAGCGCCGCGAAACCAATAAATATAG AGTCGTCAATCAGTGGCACATCGTTGGAACCTTCTCTGTTCCAAGCAAGTGCAGAACGTAACTATTGCAACGTCCCACCATTCGTTCCCGAATCAATGAAACTTACTTCGCCTGAAGTTATATCTGAAACGAGAAAAGCAGAGCGAGAATGTCCAAAAACTCCCAAGCTTCAGCACTCGACTACGGTCagtgaaaaaatactaaatactcCTGAGCTTTGGAGTACGCCTGAAACGAGTTCTAAGTCCGTACCACCCACGCCAGGTGGTATGTCGTTGAATACATACGAGCTTCATTTACAAAATGATCGTGCTACTGAATCTCCTAAGTCAAATGCCGATAATCCAGTATTCGTTGGTAGTATGTATTCTAAACACGCTTCGTCTAGCATAAATTTAGCGAAATCTTCCGCAGCGACGTCTATTCTTAATGCCGAAGACCCCATAGAATTATCTGATGATTCCATTGAATACTCAACAATCATGTTGAACTCTTTAAGTTCGACCAATTCTAAGGATTTGCATCAAAATCAACTTCAATTACCAACAAAGTCtctaaatttttctcaaatcgAGGATTATGTACCTATTCGAAAGGATATAACAAAAGAATTATCTGGTGATCTTTATTTAAGCTCAAAGGATCCAAAAATGTTCCAAAAGGCTAATAAACttctcaaaactactaaaaacttTCTCCCAACTGAACCAGAAAATTTGTCCCAAATAGATATATTTAGCTCCGAAAAACATGGCGTCGGTAAACTGGCAGGAGGTGCGGATTTGATACCATTAATATCAACTGGTTCGGCATATTCTGCAAAAACTATACCGTCAACTAGCTTAACAGCAACTGTAGCAGCTCCATTTACTCTATccaaaaaagatatttattcaACCAATGCATTTGAAAATTCATTATTATCAGCAAATATAACAGACAATGAATTTCTGTGCGTAAGTAATGAACTTCAGAGAAAGAAGAAAGATCACAAAAAGCTAAAAAAGTTGAGAGACGACAAAACCAAAAAGAAGAAGGATAAAAAGTCAAAATGTAAAGAACGCACAGATCACCACGAAAATGTTGTAAATAGAAATGAAAAGAGTCTTAAAGAGAAACAAAAAGATTCTCTAAGGTGTGATGAAGAGCAGCAACTAGTGAATAAAGActtattgaaaaagttaaaaaaggaaaaaaaaaaaaaaaataagcag cTATTTACGGAGGAATTGGTGCAGACTGTCAAGAAACATGCCACTGATACTCCAGGAATAAGCGGTGTTGGAAAGCCAACAACTATGTTCTCAATGTTCAGTACATCAACAAATTTGTCGGCTACAACAAATTTATCTAGTTCAACTGAATCGTTTGTACCTAAATTGACGCTTAAGCTTGGTAACTCACAATCTCCTACACCGGATGAAGATACATcacataagaaatattttagtacAAGTAAAACTTTGAATGAGTTTGAAAGGAAACGGGAACCATCACCGGAACTAGCTAGAATTTCACCACTAGTAACACgcccacaaaagcaaaaatttaacttGG CAGCTGAAACTCTAATATCTGCATCGAATCAAATAGCTGTTAGTGGAGGTAGTGGTAACTCCGCTTTTGACTCGATAAATGAGAGTAAAGTTAGTACCGTAAGTGCATCGAAAAATCCGTGCGTACATTCCGGTGCGTCCTCACCAAGCCCATGGTCATCAGGTGCCACATTATCAGCAAGTTCTGTTCTACTTCCACAGCAGTTGTTGCGCCCCTTGAAATCTCAGGAACCTTTATTGCTCAGCAGTAAAGTAGATCGTGGACTATTaccaaattcaaatataaacaTTTCTCATTCTTTGGACGTTGCTGCTCGTCATAGTCCTGTACCTTTAATTTCGGAAACAAGCCGACCATCGTCGTACATT GACGCTGAGGGCAATCGTGTCTGGATATGTCCGGCATGTGGTAAAGTAGATGATGGTTCTCCCATGATTGGCTGTGATGGTTGCGACGCTTGGTATCATTG GATATGCGTGGGAATTACCATTGCACCGAAAGACAATGAAGACTGGTTTTGTCGTGTTTGTATAACCCGCAAAAAGGGTATCCACGCTACTGATAAAAAACGTAAGcggagcaaaaaaaaataa